The DNA window ACGTTTGTGGACAGGAAAAACAGGTTGATCTGGCGGGTCTGGTCCGCGCGGCTGAGCATCGATTGCAGCATAGCCGCCGTGTGGGGCAGATAGGCGCGGTCGGCGGCAAAAGCCACGTTCACATGCGCAGGCCCGTTCAGGCTGTCATCGGCGACATAGGGCGTGACCAAAGCCTGCGACAGATTGACGATCGGCACCTCATGCACGCGCAGATCGGGCTGGGTGGTTTGCAGGTGATGCACATAAACCGTCATCAGGCGTTCAGCCACAAACCCCAGATACCGGCTTTGCTGAACGCTGTAATGCGAACGGTCCAGATCAAGGGTTTCCAGCTTGGCCAGAATGTCGAAGATCCACGCGGCATAGCGTTCCATCAGGTCACGGCGCATGACAAACATATTGCCCAGACGGATGTCTTTATCGGCGCAGACCGCGTCAAAGCTGGCCAGATATTCGGGGTGGTCAGCAGCGATGATGTCGCGGGTCAGGTCGAGGTCTTCGGGGGCGTGGCCCTGGCGATAGTTTTCTTTCACGGACCGGCCCATGCGGTGCACACGCGGGATGATCAGATCATAGTCGGTGCCATGGGCGGCCAGCCAGTTTTCGGTACTCTCCAGCCAGTCGGGCACGTCGAAACGGGGCACATACAGCTCGGCTTCGTGACCTTCAAACTGGCCTTCGAAATCCAACACACGGCGATAGTGCATCAACCCGATATGGCTGGCGGCGGTGTCGTTTTTCCACGCCCAATACAGCGCCGTCAGTTCACAATAAAACGCATTGCGGCCTGATATGTTTTCGCCTGTGTCATCGCCAATCATATCCTGCAAAGGGGCGGCTGCACCTGCGCGTCCGACATGGATGGGACATACGGATGCGCTGCGCAACAAAGGGGCGGGTTTGTGATACGCAGTATAGAGGGCAAAGGTCACGGGAAGGATCACTCAACATCTGTTAATGGTCTTGTGCGGCGGTATCCCCTTGCCCTTGCATTGTCAACGCGCGGGGGATGTGGTGCGGGCGGCAGATAGCCAATAGATTTACCATAACCATGATTATAAGACAGGTATTTCACCGTCTGTCTGGCGGCTTTCCTACCACAAAAAAAGCCCCGGCCCCTAAAGGGCCGGAGCTTTCAAATCATGGTTCTGATCCGGCAAGCGGACCCTTTAGCCGGTGCTATCCGGTGACCAAAATCGCGTCGTCCGGGTTGGTCAGGGATGTGACCCCTTCAAGGAAGATTTCGACGCCGTTGTCGAAGTCCAACAGGATGCCGCCGTTCTCGAAGCTGCCGAAGGCTGTGAAGACCGCGGTGCCTGTGGTCTGGCCTGTCAGCATGTTGGCGTTCAATTGGATCGTATCGCCGAAGGTGAAGTCCTCGATGGTGTTGATCTCGGAGTTGACGTTGAAGATGAACACATCATCGCCGTTGCCGCCCTTCATGGTGTCATTGCCTTTGCCCGCTTCCAAGCGGTCATTGTTGTTGCCACCGTTCAGATAGTCATCGCCGAACCCGCCGCGCAGAATGTCGTTGCCATCGGCGCCGTACAGCGTGTCGTTGCCGTTGCCACCGCTCATGGTGTCGGCGCCTGCTTCACCGCGCATCACGTCGTTCTGGTTCTGGCCGTTCATCACGTCGTTGCCCGATCCGCCCCGCATGTTGTCGTTGCCATCGCCGCCGTTCATCGTGTCGTTGTCGCGCTCGCCGTACATGACGTCGCGGCCCGATCCACCATCCAGACGGTCGTTGTTGAACCCGCCGCGCATGGTGTCGTTGCCCGATCCGCCAATCAGCGTATCGTTGCCCTGGTTGCCAAAGATCATGTCGTTTTGCGATTCACCGCGCATCACGTCATTGCCTGTGCCACCGTTCAGCGTGTCTTCGCCGCCGCCACCATAGAACTGGTCGTTGCCGCCATCGCCATTCAGGCTGTCATCGCCCGCTTGGCCCGCAAGGCGGTCGCCCTCAGTGCCACCGTTCAGCGTGTCATTGCCGTTCTCGCCCACAAGGCGATCCTTGCCACCGCCACCAAAGAGCACGTCATTTTCATTGCCCCCCGCCAGCGTGTCATTGCCTTTGCCGCCGGACAACGTGTCAAACCCTGCCCCGCCAAAGATCGTGTCACGGCCATCGCCACCATCAATCGTGTCGTTGCCCTGATTGCCAGCCAAGCGGTTGGCCGCATCGTTGCCGATAATCGTGTCGTTGCCCGACCCGCCAAAGGCGCGTTCAATCACCACGCCGTCCGCAATGGTATACCCGCCTGCGATGCCGTTGGCCGCAGATACGAACCCGCCGCCGCCGACCTCATCCAGCAATGTCGCAGCCCGCAAATCAAGCACGGCATCACGCACCCCTGTGTAGCGCATGCTGTCGGTGCCGCCTGTGTCCCAGATGCTCAGCCAATGGGTGCCGCTGCCGTTGGCGTCGTCCAGGAAGTAATTGTTGTTGCCATTTTGGAACGTGTCATTGGCGCCGTAGATTTCCTGCAGAACCGCAATGTCCAGCCCCATGGGGCCACCTTCCAGCCCCCATGTTTCGGCAGATGTGCCTTCTGTGCCAACAGCACCCGCGTTGTAGCCGGGGTTGTAGGACATGATGGTGAACAGACCCTGGTTCAGCAAATAGGTGCCATAGTCATTGAAGTCGCTGGTGACGCCCGTCATCACATCGGATCCGCCGCCGGTGTCATGGGGGTGGGACATGCCCAGACCGTGCAGAATTTCATGCACCATGGTGACCCAGCCCAGGCCGCCCTGTTCCAGATCGCCGCCCGCAAAGCGGTCCCACTGTGAGGCGTTGAACATCCCGTGGCCCGAGTTGGCCCCGAAGCCCTGCGGATAGAAGAACCCAAGATAGCCGTTGCCCATCTCGTTGTTGCCATCCAGAAACAACTCGAAATCGGCAGTCGCTGTGCCGCTGACTTCGACAAAATCCACGTCGATTAAGGTTTCCAGCATGTCGAACACGGCGCGGAATTGCTGCTGTTCGTAAGCTGTGAAAGCGTCGGATTGATAGGTGTCGCCCCCATCGGACAGGAATTGCCCTGCCGCTTCAAAGGAAAAGGTGATGGTGGTGTTGCCAGCCAGATTGCCGCCGCCCCAGATCAGGGAATCGATGGCGTTGGAATTTTGCTCGGGTTGGGGCGGCGCTTCGCCGAAGGTGGCAGACAGCACATAGTCGCCGCCAACGCTGTCCCAGGTTTCCGCTTTCACAAAATATGTGCCGGAGGTGGTTGGGGAAAACGTCACGGATACCGTGGACAGCGCACCGGCATTGCCATCGGACTGCAAGAACGTACCGGTCGGGCCATAGATCACCAGATAGGGGTCCAGTTCGGCGTTGCCGTTGGAATAGTCGCCGGTCATCGTGAAGGTCACTTGTTCGCCTGCGGTGATCTCGAAGCTGATCCAGTCGTCAGGATAAAACCCTGAAGGCACCTCGTCCAGCGTGCCATAAAAGCTGTCGCCATCACCAATGGAGTAGGGTGTTGTCACACCACTTGGCGCATCATCGCCTTCTGTGATGTCCAACCCCAGGCTTTCCAGACCGGAATGCAGGATTTCCTGAACGTCGTAGTTAACAATCGAGCACGTCACACACATGGTGAACCCCTTCCAAAACCAAAAGACTCGCCCCCAAAGCAAGTTGTGCAACTTTTAACAAATTCATGTGATCTGCACCAGTGCGGCAAAGGGTCAACCGCCGATTGTGCCGCTCCGGCCACAGAGGTATTCAACCAAAGCTAGAATATCTCGATGTTATCGGCAAACCCGTCCAACGAACGGCCCCAGAAAAACACGATCTTGTCGCCACCGCCAAAATCCAGCACCGCGTTGTTGCCCTCGATACTGCCAAAGGCCTGCACCACCTGCCAGCCTGTGGTTTGCCCGTCCAGAAGGTTGGAATTGAGCCTTAGAATATCCTCGTCGCGGTCAAACCCGATCATCAAATCGCGGTCCATGCCGCTTGCAAACACAAAGGTATCGGCGCCTGTGCCCCCTTTGACGTAATCCCAGCCCCCGCCCGGCACGATGGTGTCGTTGCCCGACCCGCCAAAGATGCGGTCCGCGCCGTCACCTGCGAAAATCCGCTCATCGCCCTGATTGCCAAACAATGTGTCATTGCCGGATCCGCCATACATCGTGTCATCGCCGACACCGCCACGGAACCAGTCATTGCCTTGATTGCCATAGAGCGCATCCGATCCCCCGCCCCCGTTCACCGTGTCGTTTTCATTGGCGCCGCGCACCGTGTCATCGCCGCGCTGGCCGAACATGCGGTTGGCGCCCTCGCCGCCTGCGATGGAATCATTGCCATCGCCGCCATAGATGAAATCATCCCCCGTCTCGCCGTTCAGCACATCGTTGTCGCGCCCCCCCCGCAGGGTATCGTGACCGCTGCCCCCCCAAATCACATCGTCGCCGTACCCGCTGACCAACATGTCATCGCCGCTAAAGCCATAGATCGTGTCGTTGCCTTCCAGCGCCGACAAGCTGTCAACGCCGCTGGTGCCGGTCAGCATGTCCGCCGCGCTGCTGGGGGCCGTGGATTCCGTATCATCAGCACTGTCGTCATATTCCACCGGCAAAGCCCGTGTCGGGCCCAGCATGATCTTTTCACGCACTTGATTGGGGTTCAGCCCGCCGTTGGTCCCCTTCAGAACATCCAGCACTTCGTCATTGTGGGTGATGCGCACCCCACCATCGATCTGAACAATGTCCAATTGGTCCACCGAATACA is part of the Ascidiaceihabitans donghaensis genome and encodes:
- a CDS encoding DUF4422 domain-containing protein, which encodes MTFALYTAYHKPAPLLRSASVCPIHVGRAGAAAPLQDMIGDDTGENISGRNAFYCELTALYWAWKNDTAASHIGLMHYRRVLDFEGQFEGHEAELYVPRFDVPDWLESTENWLAAHGTDYDLIIPRVHRMGRSVKENYRQGHAPEDLDLTRDIIAADHPEYLASFDAVCADKDIRLGNMFVMRRDLMERYAAWIFDILAKLETLDLDRSHYSVQQSRYLGFVAERLMTVYVHHLQTTQPDLRVHEVPIVNLSQALVTPYVADDSLNGPAHVNVAFAADRAYLPHTAAMLQSMLSRADQTRQINLFFLSTNVKPIGLAHLQEVVDIHPNAHLHVLPVGRAFEGSYRSSSRAPSNATYNRFLLFDLLPSLDR
- a CDS encoding M10 family metallopeptidase C-terminal domain-containing protein, whose translation is MCVTCSIVNYDVQEILHSGLESLGLDITEGDDAPSGVTTPYSIGDGDSFYGTLDEVPSGFYPDDWISFEITAGEQVTFTMTGDYSNGNAELDPYLVIYGPTGTFLQSDGNAGALSTVSVTFSPTTSGTYFVKAETWDSVGGDYVLSATFGEAPPQPEQNSNAIDSLIWGGGNLAGNTTITFSFEAAGQFLSDGGDTYQSDAFTAYEQQQFRAVFDMLETLIDVDFVEVSGTATADFELFLDGNNEMGNGYLGFFYPQGFGANSGHGMFNASQWDRFAGGDLEQGGLGWVTMVHEILHGLGMSHPHDTGGGSDVMTGVTSDFNDYGTYLLNQGLFTIMSYNPGYNAGAVGTEGTSAETWGLEGGPMGLDIAVLQEIYGANDTFQNGNNNYFLDDANGSGTHWLSIWDTGGTDSMRYTGVRDAVLDLRAATLLDEVGGGGFVSAANGIAGGYTIADGVVIERAFGGSGNDTIIGNDAANRLAGNQGNDTIDGGDGRDTIFGGAGFDTLSGGKGNDTLAGGNENDVLFGGGGKDRLVGENGNDTLNGGTEGDRLAGQAGDDSLNGDGGNDQFYGGGGEDTLNGGTGNDVMRGESQNDMIFGNQGNDTLIGGSGNDTMRGGFNNDRLDGGSGRDVMYGERDNDTMNGGDGNDNMRGGSGNDVMNGQNQNDVMRGEAGADTMSGGNGNDTLYGADGNDILRGGFGDDYLNGGNNNDRLEAGKGNDTMKGGNGDDVFIFNVNSEINTIEDFTFGDTIQLNANMLTGQTTGTAVFTAFGSFENGGILLDFDNGVEIFLEGVTSLTNPDDAILVTG